In Wolinella succinogenes DSM 1740, a single genomic region encodes these proteins:
- a CDS encoding branched-chain amino acid ABC transporter permease, translating to MDILTFFQQLINGVSLGSMYALIAIGYTMVYGVLRLINFAHADVMMVGAFLVFFGVSSFALPFWAAALLSILFSALLGVVIDKIAYKPLRNAPRISMLITAIGVSFFLENIFNVFFGSTPKSFEAPAFFNETLSLSHLVLTHIALIVPLVTLLLLGILLYVLYRTKQGMAIRAVAFDVNTVRLMGVDANQIISIVFIMGSALAAVGGIFYAISYPTIDPLMGVLIGLKAFAAAVLGGIGSVTGAVLGGFILGFTEVVVVALFPELSGYKDAFAFLFLILVLLFRPVGIMGDERLERSRF from the coding sequence ATGGATATTTTAACCTTTTTTCAACAGTTAATTAATGGCGTAAGCCTTGGGAGCATGTACGCTCTCATTGCGATTGGCTATACGATGGTTTATGGGGTCTTGCGCCTCATAAACTTCGCGCACGCGGATGTGATGATGGTGGGCGCTTTTTTAGTGTTTTTTGGGGTCTCTAGCTTTGCTCTCCCTTTTTGGGCGGCTGCATTGCTTTCGATTCTTTTTTCAGCGCTTCTTGGAGTGGTGATCGACAAGATTGCCTACAAACCCTTAAGAAACGCCCCCCGAATCTCCATGCTCATCACGGCTATTGGTGTGAGCTTTTTCTTGGAGAACATCTTCAACGTCTTTTTTGGAAGCACTCCCAAATCCTTTGAGGCTCCCGCTTTTTTCAATGAGACCCTCTCGCTTTCGCATCTCGTTTTGACCCATATCGCTCTGATTGTTCCTTTGGTGACGCTCCTTCTTTTGGGGATCTTGCTCTATGTGCTCTATCGCACCAAGCAAGGGATGGCCATTAGAGCGGTGGCGTTTGATGTGAACACCGTGAGGCTCATGGGGGTGGATGCCAATCAAATTATCTCTATCGTCTTTATCATGGGAAGTGCTCTAGCGGCCGTGGGAGGGATTTTTTATGCGATTAGCTACCCCACCATTGATCCGCTAATGGGGGTTCTTATTGGCCTTAAGGCGTTTGCAGCCGCGGTTTTGGGCGGGATTGGAAGCGTGACGGGCGCAGTGCTTGGAGGATTTATCCTTGGATTCACTGAGGTGGTTGTGGTGGCGCTATTTCCTGAATTAAGCGGCTATAAGGATGCCTTTGCCTTCCTCTTTTTAATTCTAGTGCTTCTCTTTAGACCTGTGGGAATCATGGGGGATGAGCGCTTGGAGAGGAGTCGATTCTAA
- a CDS encoding 2-hydroxymuconate tautomerase family protein, whose amino-acid sequence MPYVNIKITQEGATPEQKERLIQGVTELLQKELGKNPATTVVVIEEVPTDNWGVGGESITKRRAKGV is encoded by the coding sequence ATGCCCTATGTGAACATCAAAATCACCCAAGAGGGGGCGACCCCTGAACAAAAAGAGCGCCTCATCCAAGGTGTCACAGAGCTTCTTCAAAAGGAGCTGGGTAAAAATCCTGCCACCACCGTGGTGGTGATTGAGGAGGTGCCAACAGACAACTGGGGCGTGGGAGGCGAGAGCATCACCAAGCGCCGCGCCAAAGGGGTCTAA
- a CDS encoding ABC transporter ATP-binding protein yields MLKIKGLHVYYGLIEGLKGVDFHIEEHEIVTLIGSNGAGKTSTLGAIVNSVKTKGEVEFFGANISKLPTHKIIQRGIALVPEGRKVFINLTIEENLRMGAYNNDENFERMRDRMYELFPRLKERCAQLAGTMSGGEQQMLAIARALMGEPKLLMLDEPSLGLAPKIVGELFDTITRLRSEGITILLVEQNAFAALKVADRAYVLENGKVVLSDAASNLLHNAEIKKRYLGG; encoded by the coding sequence ATGTTGAAGATTAAAGGACTCCATGTCTATTATGGGCTCATTGAGGGGCTTAAAGGGGTGGATTTCCACATCGAAGAGCATGAAATTGTCACCCTCATTGGAAGCAATGGGGCGGGCAAAACCTCCACGCTTGGCGCGATCGTCAATTCGGTCAAAACCAAAGGAGAGGTGGAGTTTTTTGGAGCGAACATCTCTAAGCTCCCCACGCATAAGATCATCCAGCGAGGAATCGCACTCGTGCCAGAGGGAAGAAAGGTCTTCATCAACCTCACCATTGAAGAGAATCTTCGCATGGGAGCCTACAACAATGATGAAAATTTCGAGCGCATGCGGGATCGAATGTATGAGCTTTTCCCTCGTTTAAAAGAGCGATGTGCGCAGTTGGCGGGTACGATGAGCGGAGGAGAGCAGCAGATGCTAGCCATCGCTAGAGCGCTCATGGGAGAGCCTAAACTTTTGATGCTCGATGAGCCAAGCTTAGGGCTGGCCCCCAAGATCGTGGGAGAGCTTTTTGACACGATCACACGACTAAGAAGTGAGGGAATCACGATCTTGCTCGTGGAGCAAAATGCCTTTGCTGCGCTCAAAGTCGCCGATAGAGCCTATGTCCTAGAAAATGGCAAGGTGGTTTTGAGTGACGCTGCTTCTAATCTCCTTCATAACGCCGAGATCAAAAAGCGCTACCTTGGAGGTTGA
- a CDS encoding YqiA/YcfP family alpha/beta fold hydrolase, with protein MHFLYIHGFASSGESHKAKALKAGLAPYEVMTPTLSYVPSLAFQTLRQLVDESLAQKEELTLIGASLGGYYATQLSWLYNLKAILINPAITPYETLKLAIGEIINYSTKERFLWTHAHLEELKTLYTPHPDESKLLLLLQKGDELLNYLDALKRFPKAKNIIEEGGNHQFQGIERHIEMILHFAKGEDA; from the coding sequence GTGCACTTTCTCTACATTCATGGCTTTGCTAGCAGCGGGGAGAGCCATAAGGCCAAAGCGCTTAAGGCGGGGCTTGCACCTTATGAGGTGATGACGCCCACCCTCTCTTATGTTCCCTCTCTGGCATTTCAAACCCTTCGCCAACTCGTCGATGAGAGTCTCGCTCAAAAAGAGGAGCTAACCCTCATTGGCGCCTCTTTGGGGGGCTATTATGCAACCCAGCTCTCTTGGCTCTATAATCTCAAAGCGATTCTCATCAATCCCGCCATTACCCCCTATGAAACGCTCAAACTCGCCATCGGTGAAATAATCAACTACTCCACCAAGGAGCGATTCCTTTGGACGCACGCCCACCTAGAGGAGCTCAAAACGCTCTACACTCCCCACCCCGACGAATCCAAGCTCCTTCTGCTCCTCCAAAAAGGGGATGAGCTCCTTAACTATCTTGATGCCCTCAAACGATTCCCTAAGGCAAAAAATATCATTGAGGAGGGAGGAAATCACCAATTCCAAGGAATCGAGCGCCACATTGAGATGATTCTTCACTTTGCCAAGGGAGAAGATGCGTAG
- a CDS encoding sensor histidine kinase: MSLSKIFEAWGIALVEYERGSLLRFLGLYLGSTLLLLGIIIALFYQNSQKSLLESAYLRLEVEAGEIAKEIVLAHMHGQTLTALHHPIDAHLTLYDIEGRRIAGLEAPFDLTIRRGEIEGLLYVVNDSAFGHLGIDHIVLSMEKNLQSLESLKGYLLLGFALLALLLGLFSYLLSRLFLRPIKEEIKRIDSFIKNATHELNTPLTALLATAKSLQKGEVDEKKISRLLLIAKQIEHLYSDLSYLFFKDIRHQEDRFFDLGELARSRALYFEELANNRALFIQTTLHSLEIKMDEVLAERIIDNLLSNAIKYAHAGTSIELIVQKEGWLYVQNEGAEIPQEEGEKIFERYYRFHPSSKGASGLGIGLSIIKEITLSYHLPLFLSSKEGKTRLGVDFSSLIS, encoded by the coding sequence ATGAGCTTATCCAAAATATTCGAGGCTTGGGGTATCGCTTTGGTTGAGTATGAGAGAGGCTCGCTTTTACGCTTCCTTGGACTCTATCTTGGCTCCACGCTTCTCTTGCTAGGAATCATCATCGCCCTCTTCTACCAAAATAGCCAAAAATCTCTCCTAGAGAGCGCCTATTTGAGGCTTGAGGTGGAGGCGGGCGAGATCGCCAAAGAGATTGTCTTGGCCCATATGCACGGTCAAACCCTTACCGCACTCCATCACCCCATCGATGCCCATCTCACCCTTTATGATATTGAAGGAAGAAGAATCGCAGGACTTGAAGCCCCTTTTGATCTCACGATTCGGCGAGGGGAGATCGAGGGGCTTTTGTATGTGGTGAACGACTCAGCCTTTGGGCATTTAGGCATCGATCACATTGTCCTCTCCATGGAGAAAAACCTCCAAAGCCTTGAGAGCCTTAAGGGCTATCTGCTCTTGGGATTTGCCCTCTTAGCCCTTCTTTTGGGGCTCTTCTCCTATCTGCTTTCACGCCTCTTTTTGCGCCCTATCAAAGAGGAGATAAAGCGCATCGACTCTTTCATCAAAAACGCCACACACGAGCTCAACACACCCCTAACTGCCCTGCTTGCCACGGCTAAATCTCTTCAAAAAGGAGAGGTGGATGAAAAAAAGATCTCCCGATTGCTCCTCATCGCCAAACAGATTGAGCACCTCTATAGTGACCTCTCCTATCTCTTTTTTAAAGATATTCGCCACCAAGAGGATCGATTCTTTGATTTGGGAGAGTTGGCACGCTCTAGGGCACTCTACTTTGAAGAGCTCGCCAACAACCGCGCTCTTTTTATCCAAACCACCCTGCACTCCTTAGAGATCAAGATGGATGAGGTGCTAGCGGAGCGAATCATTGACAATCTACTCTCCAATGCCATCAAGTATGCCCATGCGGGCACTTCCATTGAGCTGATTGTCCAAAAAGAGGGGTGGCTCTATGTCCAAAATGAGGGGGCGGAGATTCCACAAGAAGAGGGAGAGAAAATCTTTGAGCGCTACTATCGATTCCACCCCTCTTCCAAGGGGGCGAGCGGCCTTGGTATCGGACTTAGCATCATCAAGGAGATCACCTTGAGCTACCATCTTCCCCTTTTTCTCTCCTCCAAAGAGGGAAAAACGCGCCTAGGAGTGGACTTCTCGTCCCTAATCTCCTAG
- a CDS encoding patatin-like phospholipase family protein → MSQKQPINLVLSGGGTRAIGHLAIISALLERGFEIRAISGSSGGAIVGSLLASGKSPKECYDLLLKTNFVRLFAFKMSQGGLFHLKRGEAYLEKILGIKEFSELSLPLYVCVVDLKEGRPFFLSEGNIAKAVIASSSISPFMRPVEMEGRMGADGGIMNNLPIEPFLEENLPIIGINVNPNRPFHSHSMVSIAKRALFLQFYSNILERSKLCSLYLEPSGIDAYTIYDLKSLESVYNLCQEWCETNLDALIGDVPLHVLRP, encoded by the coding sequence ATGAGCCAAAAACAACCGATCAATCTTGTCCTCTCAGGCGGCGGCACTCGCGCCATCGGACATCTCGCCATCATCTCCGCCCTCCTAGAGCGGGGTTTTGAGATCAGGGCTATTTCAGGCTCCAGCGGAGGAGCGATCGTAGGTTCACTGCTTGCCAGCGGCAAAAGCCCCAAGGAGTGCTATGATCTCCTCTTAAAGACCAACTTTGTGCGCCTCTTTGCCTTCAAAATGAGCCAAGGTGGACTCTTTCATCTTAAGCGCGGAGAGGCCTATTTGGAGAAGATTCTTGGAATCAAAGAGTTTAGTGAGCTCTCTTTGCCTCTATATGTCTGCGTGGTGGATCTCAAAGAGGGGCGACCTTTTTTCTTAAGCGAAGGGAACATAGCCAAGGCGGTCATTGCCTCTAGCTCCATCTCCCCTTTTATGCGACCCGTAGAGATGGAGGGGCGGATGGGGGCGGATGGGGGAATCATGAACAACCTCCCCATAGAGCCCTTTTTGGAGGAGAATCTCCCCATCATTGGAATCAATGTCAACCCAAATCGCCCCTTTCACAGCCACTCCATGGTCTCCATCGCCAAGCGCGCGCTCTTTTTGCAATTTTATTCTAATATCCTAGAGCGCTCCAAACTCTGCTCTCTCTATCTAGAGCCTAGCGGAATTGATGCCTACACTATCTATGACCTCAAAAGCCTAGAGAGCGTCTATAACCTATGCCAAGAGTGGTGCGAAACGAATCTAGACGCTCTTATCGGTGATGTTCCCCTTCATGTTCTCCGGCCGTAG
- a CDS encoding NYN domain-containing protein, which translates to MEIEKENGSKRLAVLIDADNAQASVLGELLAEISKYGTLNIKRAYGDWTSSNLKSWKEHLHKYAIAPIQQFNYTSGKNATDSALIIDAMDLLHDAPLEGFCLVSSDSDFTRLATRIRESGLVVYGFGEKKTPEAFVAACDKFIYTEILRQEEQRRPESSWNDSWSKSESKALKSIIQPAIKATMKEDDWVPLASIGLYISKNHPAFDPRNYGYDKLGRLIETLDFVELKKIPFKDGSSNTHVMVRLRS; encoded by the coding sequence ATGGAGATAGAAAAAGAGAACGGCTCAAAGCGTCTTGCTGTACTTATTGATGCTGATAACGCCCAAGCGAGCGTGCTTGGCGAGCTTTTAGCGGAGATTTCTAAGTATGGGACGCTCAATATCAAGCGAGCCTATGGGGATTGGACGAGCAGCAATCTCAAAAGCTGGAAGGAGCATCTGCATAAATACGCCATCGCCCCTATTCAGCAGTTTAACTACACTAGCGGCAAAAATGCGACTGATTCGGCGCTCATCATTGATGCGATGGATCTGCTTCATGATGCGCCTTTGGAGGGGTTTTGCCTCGTCTCCTCGGATAGTGATTTCACGCGTTTAGCCACAAGAATTCGAGAATCGGGGCTAGTCGTCTATGGCTTTGGAGAGAAGAAGACTCCCGAGGCGTTTGTGGCGGCGTGCGATAAGTTCATCTACACAGAGATCCTGCGTCAAGAGGAGCAAAGACGCCCTGAGAGCAGCTGGAATGATTCATGGAGCAAGAGCGAATCCAAGGCACTCAAAAGCATCATTCAGCCTGCGATTAAAGCCACCATGAAAGAGGATGATTGGGTGCCTTTGGCGAGCATTGGACTCTATATTTCCAAGAATCATCCTGCTTTTGATCCGCGAAACTATGGATATGACAAGCTTGGCAGGCTGATTGAGACGCTTGATTTTGTTGAGCTAAAGAAGATTCCTTTCAAAGATGGCTCCTCCAACACCCATGTGATGGTTCGTTTAAGGTCTTAG
- a CDS encoding response regulator transcription factor: MRRIFILEDDPLLGEILEEHLQKRFEVTLLQEGLAAEECLLKERFDLWLLDIQVPGLNGLELLKNLRTLGFKTPAIFITSQNSSKDLKAGFEAGAHDYIRKPFDLDELDARIQNLSNLFGLGEEEEVAPGITFLANRNLLILQGKSFSLRKKEAEIFSLFLQNRGKTLTPAEIIANIWRYEETPTPSTLRSHIKSLRKLLGDELIQNIRGLGYRFG, from the coding sequence ATGCGTAGAATCTTTATTCTTGAGGACGACCCCCTTCTTGGCGAGATTTTAGAAGAACACCTCCAAAAGCGCTTTGAGGTGACACTTCTTCAAGAGGGGCTGGCGGCTGAAGAGTGCCTCCTTAAAGAGCGATTTGACCTCTGGCTCCTCGATATTCAAGTTCCAGGCCTAAACGGTCTAGAACTTCTTAAAAATCTCCGCACGCTTGGCTTTAAAACCCCTGCTATCTTCATCACCTCTCAAAACAGCTCCAAAGACCTCAAGGCAGGCTTTGAAGCGGGTGCGCACGACTACATTCGCAAGCCTTTTGATCTTGATGAGCTGGATGCAAGAATCCAAAACCTCTCTAACCTCTTTGGCCTAGGCGAAGAGGAGGAGGTCGCCCCTGGAATCACCTTTTTAGCCAATCGCAACCTTCTCATCCTCCAAGGCAAGAGCTTTTCGTTGCGCAAAAAAGAGGCGGAGATATTCTCTCTCTTCCTCCAAAATCGCGGAAAAACACTCACGCCCGCTGAGATCATCGCCAACATTTGGAGGTATGAAGAGACGCCCACCCCCTCCACCTTACGAAGCCACATCAAAAGCCTTCGCAAACTCCTAGGAGATGAGCTTATCCAAAATATTCGAGGCTTGGGGTATCGCTTTGGTTGA
- a CDS encoding tRNA (cytidine(34)-2'-O)-methyltransferase codes for MKLQIVLVEPRIPQNTGNIGRLCAATQSALHLIHPLGFTLSQKEIKRAGMDYWEHLELYEWSSLEAFTEAHPFGESHFLLTTKAKRAYFEASLPPSAYLYFGREDAGLPQVLLEAHPQAMLKIPMKEGNRSLNLATATGIVLYEAIRQNYPLF; via the coding sequence ATGAAGCTGCAGATCGTTTTGGTTGAGCCAAGAATCCCCCAAAATACGGGCAATATTGGGCGCTTGTGTGCCGCCACTCAAAGCGCACTCCATCTCATTCATCCGCTAGGATTCACCCTCTCTCAAAAAGAGATTAAGCGCGCAGGGATGGACTATTGGGAGCATTTAGAGCTCTATGAGTGGAGCTCTTTGGAGGCGTTTACAGAGGCACACCCTTTTGGCGAGAGTCATTTTTTGCTCACCACCAAAGCCAAGCGCGCCTATTTTGAGGCCTCATTGCCTCCTAGCGCCTATCTCTATTTTGGGCGTGAGGATGCGGGGCTTCCTCAAGTGCTTTTAGAGGCGCACCCTCAAGCCATGCTCAAGATTCCAATGAAAGAGGGAAACCGAAGTCTCAATCTAGCCACAGCCACAGGTATTGTGCTCTATGAGGCGATTCGTCAAAATTATCCTCTTTTTTAG
- a CDS encoding ABC transporter substrate-binding protein, producing the protein MKGMFKLALISAVAAGSLVAAEVKIGVVLPLSGAIGGYGQSANKGITLINELKPTLANGDTIKLVVVDNKSDKIESANAMQKLVSSDKVDAVIGALTSTNTLAMTKIADDTKTPLIAPVATNDRVTKGRNYVSRVCFSDSFQGVIGANLAYNDLKAKKAAVLFDSGSDYSIGLTKAFKQQFTKLGGKIEIEAQVPAGTKDFKAQISSVKAKGVDVVYIPIYSNEAALIAIQSKQLGLNVPFIGGDGIAADKVFFEVGKEAIEGYMATDYYSPDAKQTPKGAEFMAAYAKKYNNEKVHTFAAMIADAYGIITSAMEKCTNPKDKECVNQNIRATKNFEGITGTISLENGDAVRSAVINEVKSGEMVYKTTINP; encoded by the coding sequence ATGAAGGGAATGTTCAAACTTGCACTTATATCAGCGGTAGCGGCGGGTTCACTTGTCGCGGCTGAAGTGAAAATCGGAGTGGTTTTGCCCCTAAGTGGCGCTATTGGCGGTTATGGACAATCCGCCAATAAAGGCATCACGCTGATCAATGAGCTCAAACCCACGCTCGCCAATGGCGACACCATCAAGCTCGTGGTTGTTGATAACAAAAGCGACAAGATCGAATCGGCCAACGCCATGCAAAAGCTCGTCTCCAGCGATAAAGTGGACGCGGTTATTGGAGCGCTCACCTCGACTAACACGCTGGCCATGACCAAGATCGCCGATGACACCAAGACGCCTTTGATAGCTCCTGTGGCAACCAACGACCGAGTGACCAAGGGACGCAACTACGTGAGTCGTGTCTGCTTCTCGGATAGTTTTCAGGGGGTTATTGGGGCTAATCTCGCCTACAACGATCTCAAGGCCAAAAAAGCGGCCGTTTTGTTTGATAGCGGCAGTGACTATTCTATCGGCCTCACCAAGGCTTTCAAGCAGCAGTTCACCAAGCTAGGAGGTAAGATTGAGATTGAGGCTCAAGTTCCTGCGGGCACCAAGGATTTCAAAGCGCAAATCTCTAGCGTCAAAGCCAAGGGTGTGGATGTAGTCTATATTCCTATTTACTCCAACGAAGCGGCTTTGATCGCGATTCAATCCAAGCAGCTAGGTCTCAATGTTCCCTTTATTGGCGGAGATGGAATTGCCGCGGATAAGGTCTTCTTTGAAGTAGGCAAAGAGGCGATTGAGGGCTACATGGCAACGGATTACTACTCTCCTGATGCCAAGCAAACCCCCAAGGGCGCAGAGTTTATGGCGGCTTATGCGAAAAAATACAACAACGAGAAAGTCCACACCTTCGCCGCTATGATTGCCGATGCTTATGGAATCATCACCAGCGCCATGGAGAAGTGCACCAACCCTAAAGACAAAGAGTGCGTGAATCAAAACATTCGCGCCACAAAGAATTTCGAGGGAATCACAGGAACCATCTCGCTTGAGAATGGCGATGCGGTGAGGAGCGCGGTCATCAACGAGGTGAAGAGCGGAGAGATGGTCTATAAGACCACGATTAATCCTTAA
- the rmuC gene encoding DNA recombination protein RmuC codes for MEVEILLLALLGAGIILLLFFLQRTRNELLSQKLQNDLSQQQLSTLKEEKRLLEGRLEERQKEENRYIAQISSLETTLQKEREMLLEKERFLTQTQERLKLEFGELAQKFLEEKGERLGQKQNETLGLILKPLSEQIKTFRQKVEETHAKEMEGRAVLENEIKNLKALNLKISEEALHLAQALKGESKTQGSWGEMILEKILEDSGLSKGREYEVQTSFKSEEGRLLRPDVIVHLPENRDVVIDSKASLTAYERFIHSQQPQDIAEHIRSIKNHLKELSSKSYDSLLKERSLDFVLMFIPIEGAFIEALRHDPRLFVEAYEKNIILVSPSTLLVTLRTIHHIWRYERQSQNAEEIAREAGSMYDKLVGFTEDFLKIGEQIEKSEKIYSEALAKLKEGKGNLIRRAERLRELGVKSKKSLDSRLDSLGD; via the coding sequence TTGGAGGTTGAGATTCTTCTTCTTGCCCTCTTGGGGGCGGGAATCATTCTGCTTCTCTTCTTTCTTCAGCGAACAAGAAATGAGCTTTTGTCGCAAAAACTCCAAAACGATCTATCCCAGCAACAGCTCTCCACCCTCAAAGAGGAGAAGCGACTTTTAGAGGGGCGATTAGAGGAGCGCCAAAAGGAGGAGAATCGCTATATTGCGCAAATCTCTTCGCTGGAGACTACGCTTCAAAAAGAGCGTGAGATGCTTTTGGAGAAGGAGCGGTTTTTGACTCAGACCCAAGAGCGGCTCAAGCTTGAGTTTGGCGAGCTGGCGCAAAAGTTCCTCGAGGAGAAGGGTGAGCGCCTAGGGCAAAAGCAGAATGAGACCCTGGGGCTGATTCTTAAGCCCCTCAGCGAGCAGATCAAAACCTTTCGTCAAAAAGTGGAAGAGACTCATGCCAAAGAGATGGAGGGGCGAGCGGTTTTGGAGAATGAGATCAAGAATCTCAAGGCACTCAATCTCAAAATCTCTGAAGAGGCACTCCATCTAGCCCAAGCGCTCAAGGGCGAGAGCAAGACGCAGGGGAGCTGGGGCGAGATGATTTTGGAGAAGATTTTGGAGGATTCGGGGCTCTCCAAGGGGCGAGAGTATGAGGTGCAGACGAGCTTCAAAAGTGAAGAGGGGCGGCTTTTGCGTCCTGATGTGATTGTCCACCTCCCGGAGAATCGCGATGTAGTGATCGATTCGAAGGCCTCGCTCACCGCCTATGAGCGCTTCATCCATTCGCAGCAGCCTCAAGACATTGCCGAGCATATCCGCTCCATCAAGAATCACCTCAAAGAGCTCTCCTCTAAGAGCTACGATTCTCTCCTTAAAGAGCGAAGTCTTGATTTTGTGCTGATGTTCATTCCTATTGAGGGAGCCTTCATTGAGGCGTTGCGACACGATCCTAGGCTTTTTGTGGAGGCCTATGAGAAGAACATCATTCTAGTGAGCCCCTCCACGCTCTTGGTGACTTTGCGAACCATTCACCATATTTGGCGGTATGAACGACAGAGTCAAAATGCCGAAGAGATCGCTAGAGAGGCGGGCAGTATGTATGACAAGCTGGTTGGATTCACCGAGGATTTCTTAAAGATTGGAGAGCAGATCGAAAAGAGCGAGAAAATCTACAGCGAAGCACTAGCCAAGCTCAAAGAGGGCAAAGGGAATCTGATACGGCGTGCTGAGCGACTCAGGGAGCTGGGGGTGAAGAGCAAAAAGAGTTTAGATTCTCGCCTTGATTCTCTAGGAGATTAG
- a CDS encoding branched-chain amino acid ABC transporter permease has protein sequence MEKIFKPQNSIQTLFLHAILYALLISWLWMSQNYFNDYILRIMNNIFIFAILAVSYNLINGVTGQLSLEPNGFVAVGAYITSIMLLSPEAKLDMYQLADPHALVLWMSSSFIPALLASGVCAALLALLLSFPVFRVRGDYLAIVTLGFGFIIKILAVNNPQITNGAIGLNEIPQITNIYWSGIIALAATILILQIVYSKFGRAMKAVRDDEDAAIAMGIDTFRIKTCAFTTSAFLEGIGGGLLAALLTTISPDLFDFMLTFQLLIIIVLGGLGSTSGAILGAIIVIGGGEWLRFLDQPLSFFGQDLGTYPGLRMVIFSVILLILMLFAREGIMGKKELWELFRRRRS, from the coding sequence ATGGAGAAGATTTTCAAACCTCAAAATTCGATTCAGACCCTTTTCCTTCATGCGATTCTCTATGCGCTTTTGATCTCTTGGCTATGGATGAGTCAGAACTATTTCAATGACTACATCTTAAGAATCATGAATAACATCTTCATTTTCGCGATTCTAGCGGTGAGTTATAACCTCATTAATGGAGTCACGGGTCAGCTCTCTTTGGAGCCCAATGGCTTTGTGGCAGTGGGAGCCTATATCACCTCCATCATGCTCCTAAGTCCTGAGGCAAAGCTGGATATGTATCAGCTCGCCGATCCCCACGCACTGGTGCTTTGGATGAGCTCTAGCTTCATTCCTGCGCTCCTAGCTAGCGGGGTTTGTGCGGCTCTTTTGGCACTTCTGCTCTCCTTCCCTGTCTTTAGAGTGAGGGGCGATTATCTAGCGATTGTGACGCTAGGGTTTGGATTCATCATCAAGATTTTGGCGGTGAACAACCCCCAAATCACCAACGGAGCGATTGGACTCAACGAGATTCCTCAAATCACTAACATCTACTGGAGTGGAATCATCGCTCTGGCGGCAACGATCTTGATTCTGCAAATTGTCTATTCAAAGTTTGGACGCGCGATGAAAGCCGTGAGGGATGATGAGGATGCGGCGATTGCGATGGGGATTGACACCTTTAGAATCAAAACCTGCGCTTTCACCACGAGCGCCTTTTTGGAGGGAATCGGCGGAGGGTTGCTTGCCGCGCTCCTCACTACGATCTCTCCTGATCTTTTTGATTTTATGCTCACCTTCCAGCTTCTCATCATCATCGTGCTTGGGGGCCTAGGGAGCACTAGCGGAGCTATTTTGGGGGCGATTATTGTCATTGGCGGGGGCGAGTGGCTACGATTCCTCGATCAGCCCCTCTCCTTTTTTGGACAAGATCTTGGCACCTATCCGGGTCTTAGAATGGTTATTTTCTCGGTCATTTTGCTCATTCTCATGCTTTTTGCGAGAGAGGGAATCATGGGCAAAAAAGAGCTGTGGGAGCTCTTTAGAAGGAGGCGCTCATGA
- a CDS encoding ABC transporter ATP-binding protein, giving the protein MKILEVSSAVMQFGGLRAIDGVSFSIESGEIFGLIGPNGAGKTTMFNIITANYKPTSGSVKLLEEEITRYKPNKIVTKGIARTFQNIRLFESMSVLENVLIGFHASMRYSFIEAAFRFGRFFSEEKKAREKAMEILRYIGIEEFASMKATNLSYGNQRKVEIARALATSPKLLLLDEPAAGMNPKETEELAELIFRMKEDFGLSVLLIEHDMPFVNRLCDRVLVLDYGKMLFSGTPHEAINDEHVIAAYLGDIANVED; this is encoded by the coding sequence ATGAAGATTTTAGAAGTTTCTAGCGCCGTGATGCAGTTTGGCGGATTAAGAGCGATTGATGGCGTGAGCTTCTCTATTGAATCGGGAGAGATTTTTGGACTCATTGGGCCCAATGGGGCAGGCAAAACGACTATGTTTAACATCATCACCGCTAACTACAAGCCCACTTCGGGGAGCGTGAAGCTCCTAGAAGAGGAGATCACTCGATATAAGCCTAATAAAATCGTCACCAAGGGAATCGCGCGAACCTTTCAAAACATTCGCCTTTTTGAGAGCATGAGCGTGCTAGAGAATGTTTTGATTGGCTTTCACGCCTCCATGCGCTATAGCTTTATTGAGGCGGCATTTCGCTTTGGTCGATTCTTCTCCGAAGAGAAAAAGGCAAGAGAGAAGGCGATGGAGATTCTCCGCTATATCGGAATCGAAGAGTTCGCCTCGATGAAGGCCACCAATCTTAGCTATGGGAATCAGCGCAAGGTCGAGATCGCCAGAGCTCTTGCCACCTCGCCAAAGCTTCTGCTCCTTGATGAGCCAGCCGCGGGGATGAATCCCAAGGAGACCGAGGAGCTGGCCGAGCTTATTTTTCGGATGAAAGAGGATTTTGGATTGAGTGTCCTTTTGATTGAGCATGATATGCCTTTTGTCAATCGTCTTTGCGATCGCGTCTTGGTATTGGATTATGGCAAGATGCTCTTTAGCGGCACGCCGCATGAAGCGATTAACGATGAGCACGTGATCGCTGCTTATTTGGGGGATATTGCCAATGTTGAAGATTAA